In one window of Henckelia pumila isolate YLH828 chromosome 1, ASM3356847v2, whole genome shotgun sequence DNA:
- the LOC140859888 gene encoding uncharacterized protein gives MQAKEADTDTTLITGRIVVAGVATRALLDSGATHSFISEAFTRKQSIEYEELLGDFRVTIPSGEELSTRNILRSLEFLLQGQSVSSDLIVLPMPKFDVILGMNWMTKNAVVIDFQQRSVMVIPEGEEPFLFEATRSLKRTQLISLMQAKKLVQDGCEAFLANVSLTELPARPDILEVDVFRDFEDVFLDEVAGIPPYREVEFSIDVIPGTVPISKAPYRLAPT, from the exons atgcaggccaaGGAGGCCGACACAGACACCACACTCATCACAG GTAGGATTGTAGTAGCTGGTGTAGCCACTAGAGCCTTGTTAGACTCGGGAGCTACACATTCTTTTATTTCGGAGGCATTTACCCGTAAGCAGAGTATTGAGTATGAAGAGTTGTTGGGTGATTTCAGAGTGACCATCCCATCAGGGGAAGAGCTGTCCACGAGGAATATATTGAGGAGTCTTGAGTTCTTGCTGCAAGGTCAATCAGTGAGTTCCGATCTGATAGTGTTGCCCATGCCTAAGTTTGACGTGATACTTGGGATGAActggatgacgaagaatgctGTGGTGATTGATTTCCAACAGCGATCAGTGATGGTCATACCGGAGGGAGAGGAACCATTCTTGTTCGAGGCTACTAGAAGTTTGAAGAGGACTCAGCTTATATCTCTCATGCAAGCTAAGAAGTTGGTGCAGGATGGATGTGAGGCATTCTTAGCCAATGTATCTTTGACAGAGTTGCCAGCTCGTCCGGATATTTTAGAGGTGGACGTGTTCAGggattttgaggatgtgtttcTGGATGAGGTTGCAGGTATTCCACCATATAGAGAAGTCGAGTTCTCTATCGACGTGATACCGGGTACTGTGccaatctctaaggcaccgtacagactagCTCCAACATAA